The following are encoded in a window of Perca fluviatilis chromosome 21, GENO_Pfluv_1.0, whole genome shotgun sequence genomic DNA:
- the LOC120551082 gene encoding LIM and SH3 domain protein 1-like isoform X2: protein MNPPCGRCNKPVYPTEKINCLDKYWHKGCFSCEVCKMALSMTTYKGFEKKPYCSMHYPKTSFTIVADTPENLRLKQQSMLNSQALYKEDFEKNKGKGFSVVVDTPEMQRVKKTQDQISNIKYHEDFEKSRIRSDAPPPENRQDYEEQPSNPERFSQPVGQMRPAAVAPPGGGKRYQAVYSYAAAEADEVSLQEGDLLLDVEPIDEGWMFGCNQRTGQRGMLPANYVRPV from the exons ATGAATCCGCCCTGTGGAAGATGCAATAAGCCAGTTTATCCCACAGAAAAAATAAATTGCCTTGATAAG TATTGGCACAAAGGTTGTTTCAGCTGCGAGGTATGCAAGATGGCCCTGAGCATGACGACCTACAAAGGCTTTGAGAAGAAGCCTTACTGCAGTAT gCATTACCCCAAAACCTCCTTCACCATAGTGGCTGACACCCCCGAGAATCTGCGTCTCAAACAACAGAGCATGCTCAACAGTCAG GCTCTTTACAAGGAGGACTTTGAAAAGAACAAGGGGAAAGGTTTCAGCGTGGTGGTCGACACTCCGGAGATGCAGAGAGTGAAGAAGACGCAAGACCAGATCAGTAAC ATAAAGTACCATGAAGATTTTGAGAAGAGCAGGATTCGAAGTGACGCACCTCCTCCTGAGAACAGACAAG actatGAGGAACAACCATCCAACCCTGAGAGATTCAGTCAGCCGGTCGGGCAGATGCGTCCTGCTGCTGTAGCACCACCTGGTGGAGGG AAACGTTACCAGGCTGTGTACAGCTATGCGGCAGCAGAGGCAGATGAAGTTTCTCTGCAGGAAGGCGATCTGCTCTTAGACGTGGAGCCGATAGATGAAGGGTGGATGTTCGGATGCAACCAGCGCACGGGGCAGCGAGGCATGCTCCCTGCCAACTATGTCCGACCCGTGTGA
- the LOC120551082 gene encoding LIM zinc-binding domain-containing Nebulette-like isoform X1 — protein sequence MNPPCGRCNKPVYPTEKINCLDKYWHKGCFSCEVCKMALSMTTYKGFEKKPYCSMHYPKTSFTIVADTPENLRLKQQSMLNSQALYKEDFEKNKGKGFSVVVDTPEMQRVKKTQDQISHALYKEDFEKNKGKGFSVVVDTPEMQRVKKTQDQISNIKYHEDFEKSRIRSDAPPPENRQDYEEQPSNPERFSQPVGQMRPAAVAPPGGGKRYQAVYSYAAAEADEVSLQEGDLLLDVEPIDEGWMFGCNQRTGQRGMLPANYVRPV from the exons ATGAATCCGCCCTGTGGAAGATGCAATAAGCCAGTTTATCCCACAGAAAAAATAAATTGCCTTGATAAG TATTGGCACAAAGGTTGTTTCAGCTGCGAGGTATGCAAGATGGCCCTGAGCATGACGACCTACAAAGGCTTTGAGAAGAAGCCTTACTGCAGTAT gCATTACCCCAAAACCTCCTTCACCATAGTGGCTGACACCCCCGAGAATCTGCGTCTCAAACAACAGAGCATGCTCAACAGTCAG GCGCTCTATAAGGAGGACTTTGAAAAGAACAAGGGGAAAGGTTTCAGCGTGGTGGTCGACACTCCGGAGATGCAGAGAGTGAAGAAGACGCAAGACCAGATCAGTCAC GCTCTTTACAAGGAGGACTTTGAAAAGAACAAGGGGAAAGGTTTCAGCGTGGTGGTCGACACTCCGGAGATGCAGAGAGTGAAGAAGACGCAAGACCAGATCAGTAAC ATAAAGTACCATGAAGATTTTGAGAAGAGCAGGATTCGAAGTGACGCACCTCCTCCTGAGAACAGACAAG actatGAGGAACAACCATCCAACCCTGAGAGATTCAGTCAGCCGGTCGGGCAGATGCGTCCTGCTGCTGTAGCACCACCTGGTGGAGGG AAACGTTACCAGGCTGTGTACAGCTATGCGGCAGCAGAGGCAGATGAAGTTTCTCTGCAGGAAGGCGATCTGCTCTTAGACGTGGAGCCGATAGATGAAGGGTGGATGTTCGGATGCAACCAGCGCACGGGGCAGCGAGGCATGCTCCCTGCCAACTATGTCCGACCCGTGTGA